Within Flagellimonas maritima, the genomic segment GAACCATTCGTTTGGTAGAATGTTCCCGAAATTGGGCCTTGTGAAATTTTTCCCTGTTGCCCTTAGGGCATCTTGTGCGACATCAAGACAAGAACCACCACAATCATCCCCATTATTGTAAAGTCCCGGGCTCACTGAATAATATGAATATACTTGTGCGTATGCTGCCTCTGCTGCCAATGCATCTTGCTGGGGTGTAGTATTGACTCTTATATAATTATCATATCGTTCCCCATCTGGATGGTCTTCCATATAGCGATTGTTTACAATCCGCATCACTTGTGATGCGGTCAATCCTGTTTTCCTGAAGTCATTGCCCGATAAATTATCTGGACCATAAGCCCCTGCTCCGTCATTTGGACTGTCGGATATACCATATAGACCGTGTGAGGCTGTTCCATTTTTAGAATAATATCTCCAACCATCTTTATCATTCCCTATTAAGACGGCCATGTGGCCAAGACCGGCAACAGCCATACTTGAATTGAGAATGATAATGTCCCTACCATCAGGGTCTCCATAAAGAATCGGGTTGTTGCCCATTCCAAGATATGGACTTGCGAATTCGCCCATAGGGTCGGTGGTGAGCCACCTGCCCAACCTACCGTCCCACAATCTTAACTGAAAGGCCTCCTTCCTAGTCTCGGGATCCTTTTCCTGTCCCTGGAACACGTAGCGGTAGCCCTCGGCTCCCAGCAGGCTCTTGGAGGGCATGGGCATCCAGAAGGCACTACTTTGGAAACGCATGGGCAAAATGTGAACTTGTTTTTTCCACCTTGTCCTCCGGGACGTATTCGGTGATCGTGTCGCAGAGCAGGCAGGTCACGATGATGTCCCCTTTGGCCGTGAAAATTTTTGCGTAGAAGAAATCGTGCCAGAACAGAATTATGGTCCTCCCGTGACGGGCAGGTATGGACATGTGCAGGATGACCTTTTCAATGTCCTCCCTATAAAATTCAATAATTTTCTTTTCGCCGGTGAAAACAAAAGTCCCGGAATCTGGGTTAATCTCTAAAACTGAATCCTTATTCTCTTTCCAATAGTTCCAGTAAAATGTCAACAAGGGGATATAGGATAGAATTGACTGACCAACTAGTAAAGCCAAAAGCACTTTTAAAGCTTTTTCAAAATTTAGGTCGTAATACCAAATACCTATAATTAACAGAATAAGGTCTATAGCTAA encodes:
- a CDS encoding RHS repeat-associated core domain-containing protein gives rise to the protein MRFQSSAFWMPMPSKSLLGAEGYRYVFQGQEKDPETRKEAFQLRLWDGRLGRWLTTDPMGEFASPYLGMGNNPILYGDPDGRDIIILNSSMAVAGLGHMAVLIGNDKDGWRYYSKNGTASHGLYGISDSPNDGAGAYGPDNLSGNDFRKTGLTASQVMRIVNNRYMEDHPDGERYDNYIRVNTTPQQDALAAEAAYAQVYSYYSVSPGLYNNGDDCGGSCLDVAQDALRATGKNFTRPNFGNILPNEWFINFGWFNNNGMYNLVPSPLTPSVEVGRGYFGAPIND